The DNA sequence CTTCTGGAATCTCCCCATTTTTTACTAGAGTAGTAATTATAATAGCTTGCACGCTTCTTATCCGTCTTTTGTATCATGTCTTTTGCCTTTTCCTTTGACAATTTGAAGGTGTCCATTACATGATTGATTCTAAAATCCATATCCGCATGGACAAATACACTTAGGCAATTCGGATGCTCCGCAAGTGCATAATCTGCACAGCGCCCTACAATAATACAGGATTCTTTTTCTGCAAGATTTTTAATGGTATCAAACTGCGCTAAAAATACTTTGTGGTTCAATGGCATGTCTAGAAAGGGAGCTGATGTATATCCGCTGACGGAATATGTATCCATAACCAAAGAATATAAAAAGCTGTTCGTAGGCTTTTCATCATGGTTTTCAAAAATTTCTTCACAAAGTCCGCTTTCCTTCGCTGCCATCGCAAGCAGTTCCTTGTCATAATATTTCACATTTAATTTTTCGGAAAGAGCACGAGCTATGTCCATACCGCCGCTGCCAAACTCTCTACCAATTGTAATTACAAAGTTGTCCATAGAAATACCACCTTTCTGCTTTACTTGTCTTTATTATAATATATTTTCAAAAAAATGTATATACATTTACAAGTTTCCTCTTAGCAGTTTTTGAAAATAATCCGGTAGTGATGCTTCTACTTCCACATATTCTCCGGTCGTCGGATGAACAAATCCAATTACTATGGCATGAAGCGTCTGCCCCTGTAAATGATAAGGATTCTTTCCACTGCCATACAACGTGTCTCCCATCAAGGGATGCCCAATGCTCGCCATATGAACGCGAATCTGATGAGTCCTTCCTGTTTCTAATTCAAACTCCATATAAGTGTGGTTACTAAAACGCTCCAACACACGATAATGAGTTACCGCGGGCTTTCCGTTCTTTTCATTGATTGCCATTTTCTTGCGCTCAATTGGATGTCTTCCTATGGCACCTTCGATTCTTCCTGTATCTTCCTTTACTACTCCATTTACAATTCCACGATAACGTCTGGTGACGGAATGCTCTTTGATCTGCTCCGCAATTTTTACATGTGCATTATCATTCTTGCACACAATCAAAGCTCCGGTGGTATCCATATCAATTCTGTGTACAATTCCCGGACGTATGGCACCGTTAATCCCGGAAAGGCTCTCACGACAATGATACATAATGGCATTTACCAAAGTTCCGGTATAATGCCCGGCAGAGGGATGTACCACCATTCCTTTTGGTTTATTCACTACTAATACATCGTCATCTTCATATAAAATATCCAGCGGAATATCTTCTGGCAAAATCTCAATTTCCTGTGCTTTAGGAATCGTAACATTTATAGTATCTTCTGCACTTACTCTGTAATTTGCCTTTTGAACTTTTCCATTCACGAACACAAGATTTTCTTTTATTAGCTTCTGAAGAAACGAGCGGGATTGATTTTCATAAATCAACGCCAGATACTTATCTAAACGCTCACCTTCCTGCTCCATGGTTACTTCAAATTCCTGCGAAATCCCATCATTCTGCTTCATTTCCTGCATGCTTCTTCTTTCTGGAAGGCAATAATACCTCCACATCCTCTTCTTTATAATAAAAAATAAATAATATCAGCAATGCTGCTACACTGCAACTCACATAAATATCCGCTACATTAAAAATCGGAAAATTAATCAATTCAAAGTAAAAGAAATCAATAACGTAATCCAAACGTATACGGTCAATGAGGTTTCCAAAGGCACCTGCCATCAAAAACATAATAATAACTCTAATCCAGACATATCTTTTATCCATAGGACAATGCCAATAAACATAAGACATAACTGCGACCAGAAGTATGGTAATTACAACAAATACAATCTTTCCACCCTGAAACATACCGAAGGCAGCTCCCTGATTTTCCAGATATTGCAAACAGAATACATCTTTCATAATCGAAATGGAATTACCATCTTTTAAATGTATGGCTGCCAGATATTTTGTAAATTGGTCTAAAAATATCAACAAAATAGTTACTATAATCCCTAATAAACAGCTCATTTTCTTATTTTTTGTCATATGATTTACACTCCCATAACATAGGAAATTCCCACAAGAAGTTCTTCATCTGTTAATTCTTTTGTAATAACAGCATTTCCTATTTCTTTTAATACAATGAATTTCACTTTCCCGGATTCCATCTTCTTATCTAACTTGGTTGCCGCCAAAATCTCCTCTGGGCCATGGGAAAATTCCGGTATACGAATCGGAAGATTATAACTTTGTATCGTTTCTTCTATCATAGCAAGCTGTTCTTTGGTAATATGTCCAAGCTTCCATGAAATGTAAGCAGCTCCTGCCATTCCAACGGCAACACATTCTCCATGATACATGGAAAAACCTGAAAGTTTTTCGATAGCATGTCCTAAAGTATGTCCAAAATTTAAGAGTGCACGTTCTCCTTGCTCTTTTGGATCATTTTCTACTACATTACGTTTGATTTCACAGCTTCCAAAAACAATTTCTTCCATGGACTCCATATCCAGAGCCTTTATTTTTTCGCTATTTTCCTGCAAATAAGAAAAATAAGAGGTATCTTTAATCAATCCATGTTTGATGATTTCTCCCATTCCGGAGGAAATCTGGCGTTTCGGTAATGTTTTTAATACAGAAAGATTCATATAGACCAATTTAGGCATATAAAATGCTCCTACCATATTTTTGTACTGCATGAAGTCTACTCCTGTCTTTCCTCCGATACTACTGTCTACCTGTGCCAATAATGAAGTAGGAACCTGTACAAAATCAATACCACGAAGATAAGTAGCAGCTGTAAATCCGGTCAAATCACCTACTACTCCTCCTCCAAGAGCAACTAACAAATCCTTACGGTCAAAGGAATTTAAAATCAGATGTTCATATACCTTTCCTACCGTATCTGTATTTTTACTAGCTTCACCAGCCTCAAAAGTATAAGAAATGCACTTTGAAAATATTGGTTCCAATAAGCGTTGAATCTCTTCTAAATACAATTTTCCAACATTTGAATCGGTTACGATACATACTTTGCGATTTTCATATCCCAGTTCCTTCAGCTTTTCCGGCAAAGTCTGAAAATTCTGCTGAATTTCAATATCATAACATGGTTTTTGTTCATAATTTACGGTTACTTTTCTTCCCATTACGTCTCCTCTATTCTAGATATATTTTTCATATTGTATTTTCAATCGTCCCTTCCTGGTCTCTCCAGACGTTCCTTGAAACAGAAAACGCCCTACGAAACGAACAGAAATTACTTCAGATGCCTTACATTCATAGGTGGTATTTAAAACTTCTCGGCTATTGATAAATACCTTACCACCTCGAATCCATTCGTTCGCTTGCGAACGGGATATCTTGCATATGCAAGCAACTACACTGTCCAATCGGTTAGAGGTAATAATTCCCTCCATAGCCTGTGTTTTTGGTACAATATTTACTTCCGAGGCTGCCGTTTTTTCCAACTGTACAGACGTATGTTTTATGCGCGTAAGTTCTTCCTGAATATAATCAGCGA is a window from the Roseburia sp. 499 genome containing:
- a CDS encoding RluA family pseudouridine synthase translates to MKQNDGISQEFEVTMEQEGERLDKYLALIYENQSRSFLQKLIKENLVFVNGKVQKANYRVSAEDTINVTIPKAQEIEILPEDIPLDILYEDDDVLVVNKPKGMVVHPSAGHYTGTLVNAIMYHCRESLSGINGAIRPGIVHRIDMDTTGALIVCKNDNAHVKIAEQIKEHSVTRRYRGIVNGVVKEDTGRIEGAIGRHPIERKKMAINEKNGKPAVTHYRVLERFSNHTYMEFELETGRTHQIRVHMASIGHPLMGDTLYGSGKNPYHLQGQTLHAIVIGFVHPTTGEYVEVEASLPDYFQKLLRGNL
- the aroB gene encoding 3-dehydroquinate synthase, whose product is MGRKVTVNYEQKPCYDIEIQQNFQTLPEKLKELGYENRKVCIVTDSNVGKLYLEEIQRLLEPIFSKCISYTFEAGEASKNTDTVGKVYEHLILNSFDRKDLLVALGGGVVGDLTGFTAATYLRGIDFVQVPTSLLAQVDSSIGGKTGVDFMQYKNMVGAFYMPKLVYMNLSVLKTLPKRQISSGMGEIIKHGLIKDTSYFSYLQENSEKIKALDMESMEEIVFGSCEIKRNVVENDPKEQGERALLNFGHTLGHAIEKLSGFSMYHGECVAVGMAGAAYISWKLGHITKEQLAMIEETIQSYNLPIRIPEFSHGPEEILAATKLDKKMESGKVKFIVLKEIGNAVITKELTDEELLVGISYVMGV
- the lspA gene encoding signal peptidase II, which codes for MTKNKKMSCLLGIIVTILLIFLDQFTKYLAAIHLKDGNSISIMKDVFCLQYLENQGAAFGMFQGGKIVFVVITILLVAVMSYVYWHCPMDKRYVWIRVIIMFLMAGAFGNLIDRIRLDYVIDFFYFELINFPIFNVADIYVSCSVAALLILFIFYYKEEDVEVLLPSRKKKHAGNEAE
- a CDS encoding cytidylate kinase-like family protein, whose translation is MDNFVITIGREFGSGGMDIARALSEKLNVKYYDKELLAMAAKESGLCEEIFENHDEKPTNSFLYSLVMDTYSVSGYTSAPFLDMPLNHKVFLAQFDTIKNLAEKESCIIVGRCADYALAEHPNCLSVFVHADMDFRINHVMDTFKLSKEKAKDMIQKTDKKRASYYNYYSSKKWGDSRSYNLSLDSSELGIDGCVEMILKYMDIRKRNKG